One genomic segment of Erythrolamprus reginae isolate rEryReg1 chromosome 2, rEryReg1.hap1, whole genome shotgun sequence includes these proteins:
- the ATP6V1G2 gene encoding V-type proton ATPase subunit G 2, with the protein MASQTQGIQQLLQAEKRAAEKVGEARKRKARRLKQAKEEAQAEIEQYRLEREREFQQKQQAALGSQGNLSAEVEAQTRKKLQAMHGGQARGKDQVLRHLLTTVWNVQPQIHANYRLAV; encoded by the exons ATGGCCAGCCAGACCCAGGGAATTCAGCAGCTGCTGCAGGCGGAGAAGAGGGCGGCAGAGAAGGTGGGAGAGGCTCGAAAAC GAAAGGCCAGGCGGCTGAAGCAGGCCAAGGAAGAAGCCCAGGCTGAAATTGAGCAGTACCGCTTGGAACGCGAGAGAGAattccagcaaaaacaacaaGCG GCTCTGGGCTCGCAGGGGAATCTGTCCGCAGAAGTGGAGGCTCAGACCCGCAAAAAGCTGCAAGCGATGCACGGAGGGCAGGCTCGGGGCAAGGACCAGGTCTTGCGTCACCTTCTCACTACTGTATGGAACGTGCAGCCTCAAATTCACGCCAATTACCGACTGGCTGTCTAA